The genomic region CTGAAGCAACATGGAACAATCCTCCTAACACTATAGACTTCATGGCCGCTCTAGGAAATATGGCCGCCACGAAGCAAGCGACAGCCGAAGCTCTAGGAAATAAAATAAGTAATGGGAACAATGGCAACAACGGCGATGATGGTCCTATGACGCTTTCTTCCTTGCTGAAGGTTCATCCTCTGAACTTTAGAGGAACCTCGAATGCTACCGATGCGGATAACTAGATACAAGCCATTGAGCGAGCATTACAGGCTCAGCAGGTTCCTGATGAACAGTGGGTTGAGTTTGGAACCTACCAGCTGCAGGGTGAGGctcagcattggtggcagggcAAGAGGCGTATTCTGTAGCCTGATGGGGTTGTAATCACTTGGGAGTTATTCTGAGAAGAattctataagaaatactttccCAACTCAGTTAGAAATGCAAAGGAACTTGAATTGCTTCAGCTAAAACATGGCCAGATGACCATTACTGAGTACACAAGCAAATTTGAGGAACTGTGCCATTTTTCACGTATTTGTGGGGGAGCTCCTGAGGACTTTGCTGAGTGGAAGTGTATCAAGTATGAGGGAGGTCTTAGGAGCGATATTCTGAGCTTTGTTGCACCGATGGAGATCCGAACCTTCTCTGAACTGGTAAACAAAACCAGAGTTGCTGAAGAATGTCTGAGAAAGGCGGCATTAGATAAGAGTGACCACCGAAGCTCTATTAAGGAAGATCACAGAAGAAATTTTGTGCCTAGAGCTCAAGATTTCAAGCGAGGTGGCAATATTCCACAGCAACATCAAGGCCAGAATAGCTTCTGGAGgttcaataataacaataaccagGGAAGAGGACACAGAAAACAGGCTCAGTTACCGCAGGACGACTTGACTTGCAGGAGGTGTGGAAGATACCACCCGAACACTCCGTGTAGGGCCGGTTGGGATGTCTATTATTACTGTGGAAGAGCCGGGCATATGtcctgaaattgcccaaaaaaGAAGAGTCAGGATGCTAGGAGAGCTCCGCAGGCGGGACGAGTGTACACTATGATGGCGGATGGTGTTGAGGGCACAGATGCTCCGATTGGAGGTAAGGATGGActagtaattaaaattttgactaCTTTGCATGATGATGACCTGTAATACTTAGTATAATCCACCACCGGGCTGTGAGAATTGTGACTTCCAAGAGAATGATCGAAAGATGACTTTTAATTACGGAGACAAAACGGCATTTGGTTGACTGTGAGGGAGTGACTAGGTTCTTGAAGAACAATAACTAGGGTTATATAGTGAAAGAGGGTTGGAAGAGCAAGCATACAATGTGAGTCATAGGTTAAGAATCGAGAGTGTTGAGAGTGGTGCGACGACTATTAGAATCGATGGGACTCAGAAGCTTGAAGGATTATAAAATAGAGCACGAGATCCGTTCAATCAAGTGTGCCCGGTATGAAATATCAATTGCACCGGAGAGCGTGTTAACGAATCCTTCCGAGTTGACCTAGCCTTCTTTTGTAGCTTACAATAGAATTCTAACCCGAACTTCTTCTTAAATAATGAATGGATCAACTCCTAATCCTACCCCTAACTTGCACGAATCTTGCTCTTTCCA from Arachis ipaensis cultivar K30076 chromosome B02, Araip1.1, whole genome shotgun sequence harbors:
- the LOC110269210 gene encoding uncharacterized protein LOC110269210 produces the protein MPEATWNNPPNTIDFMAALGNMAATKQATAEALGNKISNGNNGNNGDDGPMTLSSLLKAQQVPDEQWVEFGTYQLQGEAQHWWQGKRLRNAKELELLQLKHGQMTITEYTSKFEELCHFSRICGGAPEDFAEWKCIKYEGGLRSDILSFVAPMEIRTFSELVNKTRVAEECLRKAALDKSDHRSSIKEDHRRNFVPRAQDFKRGGNIPQQHQGQNSFWRFNNNNNQGRGHRKQAQLPQDDLTCRRCGRYHPNTPCRAGWDVYYYCGRAGHMS